A genomic stretch from Deinococcus radiotolerans includes:
- a CDS encoding glucose-6-phosphate dehydrogenase assembly protein OpcA encodes MTYATDLKSLGPVDTTVRKAQATLDELWAQTDVETRAYTGNMIALTVKRHLGRVQEALAGLEGRYAGRQIIGVMDGTDDLTVHAALVPQSGGLYVERLTLEASPEQLQGAILPLIRPATVNHVWWGADSRPEGTLLAELTEIADQVIVDSLTLDVPPSRHYALADLGWSRSAGWREALAQLFDSPDAARQLGRVTHLTVRHAGKKDLPARLFAGFIASTLGWTDLSTVDFRLGRCGRENGDLCGVELRGDGVHFSLKAEQGDIALAACHWDDVQRVTEVTVPSMTLAQGLARVMARPERGEVFERAWALAKETL; translated from the coding sequence GTGACCTACGCGACCGACCTGAAATCGCTGGGGCCAGTGGACACTACCGTCCGCAAGGCCCAGGCGACCCTGGATGAACTGTGGGCGCAGACGGACGTGGAGACGCGCGCCTACACCGGCAACATGATCGCCCTGACCGTGAAGCGGCACTTGGGCCGCGTGCAGGAGGCCCTCGCGGGCCTGGAGGGCCGGTACGCGGGGCGACAGATCATCGGTGTCATGGACGGCACGGACGACCTGACTGTGCACGCCGCGCTCGTGCCTCAATCGGGCGGGCTGTACGTGGAACGCCTGACGCTGGAGGCCAGCCCCGAGCAGCTGCAGGGCGCGATCCTGCCGCTGATCCGCCCGGCGACCGTGAACCACGTCTGGTGGGGCGCGGACAGCCGCCCCGAGGGCACGCTGCTGGCCGAACTGACCGAGATCGCCGATCAGGTGATCGTGGACAGCCTGACGCTGGACGTCCCACCCTCCCGGCACTACGCGCTGGCGGACCTGGGCTGGAGCCGCTCGGCCGGGTGGCGCGAGGCGCTGGCGCAGCTGTTCGACTCGCCAGACGCGGCGCGGCAGCTGGGGCGCGTGACACACCTGACCGTCCGGCACGCCGGCAAGAAGGACCTGCCCGCGCGGCTGTTCGCGGGGTTCATTGCGAGCACGCTGGGCTGGACGGACCTGAGCACCGTGGACTTCCGGCTGGGCCGCTGCGGGCGCGAGAACGGCGACCTGTGCGGCGTGGAGCTGCGCGGCGACGGCGTGCACTTCAGCCTGAAGGCCGAGCAGGGCGACATCGCCCTGGCCGCCTGCCACTGGGACGACGTGCAGCGCGTCACAGAGGTCACGGTGCCCAGCATGACCCTCGCGCAGGGGCTGGCGCGCGTAATGGCCCGCCCTGAACGCGGCGAGGTCTTCGAACGCGCCTGGGCGCTGGCGAAAGAGACGCTGTAA